One genomic region from Curtobacterium sp. 9128 encodes:
- a CDS encoding TetR/AcrR family transcriptional regulator: MTRRGSYAKGIAKREEILTVALDLVAQQGFRRTSIKDIADAVGLTQAGLLHYFDSKDELWVEILRRRDDIDNAADWHANDPGELLAAIVRHNAEVPGLVQMFVNLSAAAATDPDHPAHEYFRQRYENSRRTMAADFRAMQQDGRLRADVDAEELTSVLLAVSDGMQIQWLFDPARDMAAHVELVVRLAVAQAVPSV; the protein is encoded by the coding sequence ATGACACGACGGGGTTCGTACGCGAAGGGCATCGCGAAGCGCGAGGAGATCCTCACCGTCGCCCTGGACCTCGTCGCTCAGCAGGGGTTCCGGCGCACGAGCATCAAGGACATCGCCGACGCGGTCGGGCTGACGCAGGCCGGGCTGCTGCACTACTTCGACTCGAAGGACGAGCTCTGGGTCGAGATCCTCCGGCGCCGCGACGACATCGACAACGCGGCGGACTGGCACGCGAACGACCCCGGTGAGCTCCTCGCCGCGATCGTCCGGCACAACGCGGAGGTCCCTGGGCTCGTCCAGATGTTCGTGAACCTCTCCGCCGCGGCTGCGACCGACCCGGACCACCCGGCGCACGAGTACTTCCGGCAGCGCTACGAGAACTCCCGACGCACGATGGCCGCGGACTTCCGGGCGATGCAGCAGGACGGCCGGCTCCGCGCCGACGTCGACGCCGAGGAGCTGACGAGCGTGCTGCTCGCGGTGTCCGACGGTATGCAGATCCAGTGGCTGTTCGACCCCGCGCGCGACATGGCCGCACACGTCGAGCTCGTCGTGCGCCTGGCGGTGGCCCAGGCGGTCCCCTCCGTCTGA
- a CDS encoding methyltransferase → MTAGTHTLPTIVADPAVTTALAADLDAAGFSVEGVDALWGVDAAAALHRGNRVAAVRALDARPTTPLTTLAMLFVLGLPVPRTDAEQAFPTAGLDAVVSAGLLRVDDDRAHPTVDLRPYAFVDDAGAGSWWIVSDLGELALGSALDEEHVLGIGGATTTLSGLQVPVPVHRVLDLGTGCGIQAMHARRFADEVVATDISRRALDIARFNAQLNGIDGIDFRFGSLFEPVVGERFDRIVSNPPFVITPRTEGVPSYEYRDGGMVGDALVETVLRGLAEHLEPGGTAQLLGNWEYHWGVDGLDRVRAWFEGTDLDAWVIERERQDPNAYAETWIRDGGTKPGTAAFDQLVGAWLDDFRERRVTGVGFGYVVVRRAQTGGSVELRRFERVPETLGSNPAGLGATVARVLDAAAWLAAHDDVALAAAHLTVAGDVTEERYYWPGNDDPTVMTLVQGGGFGRRVDADTALAAFVGACDGELSVAAIIGALAQITGVDEQVLAADLLPTARDLVLDGLLTPA, encoded by the coding sequence GTGACCGCTGGCACCCACACGCTGCCCACCATCGTCGCCGACCCGGCCGTCACCACGGCGCTCGCCGCGGACCTCGACGCCGCCGGGTTCTCCGTCGAGGGCGTCGACGCGCTCTGGGGGGTCGACGCCGCGGCCGCGCTGCACCGTGGGAACCGCGTTGCCGCCGTCCGTGCGCTCGACGCCCGTCCGACGACGCCGCTGACGACGCTCGCAATGCTCTTCGTCCTCGGGCTCCCCGTGCCGCGCACCGACGCCGAGCAGGCGTTCCCGACGGCCGGGCTCGACGCGGTCGTGTCCGCCGGCTTGCTCCGTGTCGACGACGACCGCGCGCACCCGACGGTGGACCTCCGCCCGTACGCGTTCGTCGACGACGCCGGCGCCGGCAGCTGGTGGATCGTCTCCGACCTCGGGGAACTCGCCCTCGGCAGCGCGCTCGACGAGGAACACGTGCTCGGCATCGGTGGCGCCACCACCACGCTGAGCGGCCTGCAGGTGCCCGTGCCCGTCCACCGCGTGCTCGACCTCGGGACCGGCTGCGGCATCCAGGCCATGCACGCCAGGCGCTTCGCCGACGAGGTCGTCGCCACCGACATCTCCCGCCGCGCCCTGGACATCGCACGGTTCAACGCGCAGCTGAACGGCATCGACGGCATCGACTTCCGCTTCGGGTCGCTGTTCGAGCCCGTCGTCGGAGAGCGCTTCGATCGCATCGTGTCGAACCCGCCGTTCGTCATCACCCCACGCACCGAAGGCGTCCCGTCCTACGAGTACCGCGACGGCGGGATGGTCGGCGACGCCCTCGTCGAGACGGTCCTCCGTGGCCTGGCCGAGCACCTCGAACCCGGCGGGACCGCGCAGCTCCTCGGCAACTGGGAGTACCACTGGGGCGTCGACGGGCTCGACCGCGTCCGCGCCTGGTTCGAGGGGACCGACCTCGACGCATGGGTGATCGAGCGCGAGCGGCAGGACCCGAACGCCTACGCCGAGACCTGGATCCGCGACGGCGGGACGAAGCCGGGCACGGCCGCGTTCGACCAGCTGGTCGGCGCGTGGCTCGACGACTTCCGGGAGCGCAGGGTCACCGGCGTCGGCTTCGGCTACGTCGTGGTCCGCAGGGCACAGACGGGAGGCTCCGTGGAGCTCCGGCGCTTCGAGCGCGTCCCCGAGACGCTCGGCTCCAACCCAGCGGGGCTCGGCGCGACGGTGGCCCGCGTCCTCGACGCGGCCGCTTGGCTGGCAGCGCACGACGACGTCGCACTCGCGGCCGCGCACCTGACGGTCGCCGGCGACGTCACCGAGGAGCGGTACTACTGGCCGGGCAACGACGACCCCACGGTCATGACGCTCGTGCAGGGCGGCGGGTTCGGCCGGCGGGTCGACGCGGACACCGCGCTCGCCGCGTTCGTGGGCGCGTGCGACGGGGAACTCTCGGTCGCGGCGATCATCGGTGCGCTCGCGCAGATCACGGGCGTCGACGAGCAGGTGCTCGCCGCCGACCTGCTGCCGACCGCCCGTGACCTGGTGCTCGACGGGCTGCTCACCCCGGCCTGA
- a CDS encoding glycoside hydrolase family 3 C-terminal domain-containing protein, which produces MTTVNDVSTASGAAPLDERIGALVDQLTTEEKVQLLTGRDFWTTWPIEKIGLRRILMSDGPSGVRGEVWDERDPSLNLPSATALSASWDRAIAKRYGAAAAVEARRKGVDVVLGPTINLHRSPLGGRHFEAFSEDPVLTGDLAASYVDGVQENGVAATPKHYIANDYETDRFTASTEVSDRALRELYLLAFEKAVTEAHAWAIMSSYNSINGVTASENELLETPLNSEWGFDGIVVSDWTGVRSVDSAKASQDVAMPGPNQWWSDGPLLAAVESGEVPIAAIDRKVRRILTLAARVGALSGFDAVAAEPVNVEDGIAFVREAEAEGTVLVRNSGILPLDAPALARIAVIGHNADQARTQGGGSATVVPSQVVSPLDGIRAAFPSATVDYAIGAVVQEGIAEFPLSTITNPATGQPGARVAFVRDGSELYVEDRRATALFWFGGDAPTREADRLDITTTYTAPTTGTVRIGIGAAGRSRMWIDGSLVLDEDVPFEGDQLGAAFLNPPARSVPVSVTAGQQVAIRIEYDVIQDETLGGVLAYQFGTEPSDEDPSVLIASAVDAARGADVAVVVVGTNSKVESEGYDRSSLSLPGHQDELVAAVAAVNPNTIVLVNAGSPVEMPWRNDVAAVLLTWFGGQEYGNAVADVLTGASEPGGRLPTTWPVAMSDVPVLDVTPVDGVVRYDEGVHIGYRAWLRAGVQPAYPFGHGLGYTTWTIDGVTATPTVREGDAVIVTATVANTGSRAGKHVVQVYASRETSAIDRPVRWLVGFAPVRLGAGESTEVSIEVPARAFAHWDGAWAYELGTFTLHVGASVADAAGTVTLELE; this is translated from the coding sequence GTGACCACCGTGAACGACGTGAGCACAGCCTCCGGTGCGGCCCCGCTGGACGAGCGCATCGGCGCGCTCGTCGACCAGCTGACCACCGAGGAGAAAGTGCAGCTGCTCACCGGACGAGACTTCTGGACGACCTGGCCGATCGAGAAGATCGGGCTGCGGCGCATCCTGATGTCGGACGGTCCGTCCGGGGTCCGCGGCGAGGTGTGGGACGAGCGCGACCCGTCGCTGAACCTGCCGTCCGCCACCGCCCTGAGCGCCTCGTGGGACCGTGCGATCGCGAAGCGCTACGGCGCCGCCGCGGCAGTCGAGGCCCGCCGCAAGGGCGTCGACGTCGTCCTCGGCCCGACCATCAACCTGCACCGCTCGCCCCTCGGCGGTCGACACTTCGAGGCGTTCAGCGAGGACCCGGTGCTCACCGGCGACCTCGCCGCATCGTACGTCGACGGGGTGCAGGAGAACGGCGTCGCCGCGACCCCGAAGCACTACATCGCGAACGACTACGAGACCGACCGCTTCACCGCGTCGACCGAGGTGTCCGACCGTGCGCTCCGCGAGCTCTACCTGCTCGCGTTCGAGAAGGCCGTCACCGAGGCGCACGCCTGGGCGATCATGTCCTCCTACAACTCGATCAACGGCGTCACCGCGTCCGAGAACGAGCTGCTCGAGACGCCGCTGAACTCCGAGTGGGGCTTCGACGGCATCGTCGTGTCCGACTGGACCGGCGTCCGCTCGGTCGACTCGGCGAAGGCGTCGCAGGACGTCGCGATGCCCGGACCGAACCAGTGGTGGAGCGATGGGCCGCTGCTGGCCGCCGTCGAGTCCGGCGAGGTCCCGATCGCGGCGATCGACCGCAAGGTCCGTCGCATCCTGACCCTGGCCGCCCGGGTCGGAGCGCTGTCCGGGTTCGATGCCGTCGCGGCGGAGCCAGTGAACGTCGAGGACGGCATCGCGTTCGTCCGCGAGGCCGAGGCCGAGGGGACCGTCCTCGTCCGGAACTCCGGGATCCTGCCGCTCGATGCGCCCGCGCTCGCCCGGATCGCCGTCATCGGCCACAACGCCGACCAGGCCCGCACGCAGGGTGGCGGCTCGGCCACGGTCGTGCCGTCGCAGGTCGTCTCGCCGCTCGACGGCATCCGCGCGGCGTTCCCGTCCGCGACCGTCGACTACGCGATCGGCGCCGTCGTGCAGGAGGGCATCGCGGAGTTCCCGCTGTCCACGATCACGAACCCGGCCACCGGGCAGCCAGGCGCGCGCGTGGCGTTCGTGCGCGACGGATCCGAGCTGTACGTGGAGGACCGCCGCGCGACGGCGCTCTTCTGGTTCGGCGGCGACGCCCCCACGCGCGAGGCCGACCGCCTCGACATCACCACGACCTACACGGCACCGACGACCGGCACCGTCCGGATCGGCATCGGCGCTGCTGGTCGATCGCGCATGTGGATCGACGGGTCGCTCGTCCTGGACGAGGACGTGCCGTTCGAGGGCGACCAGCTCGGCGCGGCGTTCCTCAACCCGCCGGCACGCTCCGTGCCCGTCTCGGTGACGGCCGGCCAGCAGGTCGCGATCCGCATCGAGTACGACGTCATCCAGGACGAGACGCTGGGCGGGGTGCTCGCGTACCAGTTCGGCACCGAGCCCTCCGACGAGGACCCGTCGGTGCTCATCGCCTCCGCCGTCGATGCCGCTCGTGGCGCCGACGTCGCCGTGGTCGTGGTGGGGACGAATTCCAAGGTCGAGTCCGAGGGCTACGACCGCTCGTCCCTGTCGCTCCCCGGGCACCAGGACGAACTCGTCGCCGCCGTCGCCGCCGTGAACCCGAACACGATCGTGCTCGTCAACGCCGGCTCCCCGGTCGAGATGCCGTGGCGGAACGACGTCGCCGCGGTCCTCCTCACCTGGTTCGGCGGGCAGGAGTACGGCAACGCGGTCGCCGACGTGCTCACCGGCGCGTCGGAGCCGGGCGGGCGCCTCCCCACGACGTGGCCGGTCGCCATGTCGGACGTCCCCGTGCTCGACGTCACGCCGGTCGACGGTGTCGTCCGCTACGACGAGGGCGTGCACATCGGGTACCGGGCCTGGCTTCGCGCCGGGGTACAGCCCGCGTACCCGTTCGGCCACGGTCTGGGGTACACGACCTGGACGATCGACGGCGTCACCGCGACGCCGACCGTGCGCGAGGGGGACGCGGTGATCGTGACCGCGACCGTCGCGAACACCGGATCGCGTGCCGGCAAGCACGTCGTGCAGGTCTACGCCTCGCGGGAGACGTCCGCGATCGACCGTCCCGTCCGCTGGCTCGTGGGGTTCGCCCCCGTGCGCCTCGGCGCGGGGGAGTCGACCGAGGTCTCGATCGAGGTGCCGGCGAGGGCGTTCGCGCACTGGGACGGCGCGTGGGCGTACGAGCTGGGCACCTTCACCCTGCACGTCGGCGCGTCGGTCGCAGATGCGGCGGGAACGGTGACCCTCGAACTGGAGTGA
- a CDS encoding MFS transporter: MANDALTVSDTPTAVAPTRGRGSSLMYTLGMPIAMLGLYIALLPPVLVAMALKVAEIAPDDQAGVLGLALGVGAFAAMVANPLAGRFSDRTAGRLGMRRPWIIGGTVVGFAGLVVVATTSSTVVLVLAWGVTQIAYNATIAALTAVMPDHVTRSQRGRVAALLGLSQNLALVGGTFLVQLFSTSATQMIVPGAIGSAVVVLYALLFRDRVLTERPSTRLGIGQLFGSFVFNPVKHPDLGWAWLTRFMMVAAQYTAVSYLTYFLRDDIGVEPAHVANAVFQGTLWNVVGIVLTSLIAGWLSDRLGRRKLFVAVAGIVGVVGLVLIATAPSLGTVLVGEFVMGAGMGVFYAVDLALITDVLPSDEDNAKDLGVVNIAQALPQSIVPAAAPGVIALTGGYSGFFITGAVVGLLGIASVSRIRGVR, encoded by the coding sequence GTGGCGAACGATGCCCTGACCGTTTCCGACACCCCGACCGCAGTCGCACCCACGCGCGGTCGAGGCAGCTCGCTCATGTACACGCTCGGCATGCCGATCGCGATGCTCGGCCTGTACATCGCCCTCCTCCCGCCCGTGCTGGTGGCGATGGCGCTGAAGGTCGCGGAGATCGCGCCGGACGACCAGGCGGGCGTGCTCGGCCTGGCGCTCGGCGTCGGCGCGTTCGCGGCGATGGTCGCCAACCCCCTGGCCGGTCGCTTCAGCGACCGCACGGCCGGGAGGCTCGGCATGCGTCGTCCGTGGATCATCGGTGGCACCGTGGTCGGGTTCGCAGGCCTCGTGGTCGTCGCGACGACGTCCTCCACCGTGGTCCTGGTGCTCGCCTGGGGCGTCACGCAGATCGCGTACAACGCCACGATCGCGGCGCTGACCGCCGTCATGCCGGACCACGTCACGCGGTCCCAGCGCGGACGGGTCGCGGCGCTGCTCGGCCTCTCGCAGAACCTCGCGCTGGTCGGTGGCACGTTCCTCGTGCAGCTCTTCTCGACGTCGGCGACGCAGATGATCGTCCCCGGGGCCATCGGGTCGGCCGTGGTCGTCCTCTACGCGCTGCTCTTCCGCGACCGCGTGCTCACCGAGCGGCCGTCGACGCGCCTCGGCATCGGGCAGCTCTTCGGGTCGTTCGTGTTCAACCCCGTGAAGCACCCCGACCTCGGCTGGGCCTGGCTCACCCGGTTCATGATGGTCGCCGCGCAGTACACCGCCGTGAGCTACCTCACCTACTTCCTCCGCGACGACATCGGGGTCGAGCCCGCCCACGTCGCGAACGCCGTCTTCCAGGGCACGCTCTGGAACGTCGTCGGCATCGTCCTCACCTCGCTCATCGCCGGGTGGTTGTCCGACAGGCTCGGGCGCCGCAAGCTCTTCGTGGCGGTCGCCGGGATCGTCGGCGTCGTCGGACTCGTGCTCATCGCGACCGCGCCGTCGCTCGGCACGGTGCTGGTCGGCGAGTTCGTGATGGGTGCCGGAATGGGCGTCTTCTACGCCGTCGACCTCGCGCTGATCACGGACGTGCTGCCGTCCGACGAGGACAATGCGAAGGACCTCGGCGTCGTGAACATCGCGCAGGCCCTGCCCCAGTCGATCGTGCCGGCGGCGGCCCCGGGCGTGATCGCCCTGACCGGCGGGTACAGCGGCTTCTTCATCACCGGCGCGGTCGTCGGACTACTCGGGATCGCCTCGGTCTCGCGCATCCGCGGCGTCCGCTGA
- a CDS encoding NAD(P)-dependent oxidoreductase, which produces MTRVVVTGGSGKLGRAVVRDLDEHGYDVVLLDRVPSPDKPERVQFVRIDLTDYGQVVNALLGIDDRYDHVDAVVHLAAVPAPGQVPDVALITNNVTASINVFHAARAAKITNVVWASSETLLGIPMGEHHPPYLPVDEEFPVRPQSSYSLGKAVEEEMARHFTRWDPTLKMIGLRFSNVMDETDYPSYPWDATPEAKTFNLWSYIDSRDGAQAVRKALEADLTGFEAFVIASPDTVMDTPTIELVERYVPDIERRADIDGVSSLLSSEKARELLGYDPQHSWRDHRS; this is translated from the coding sequence ATGACGCGCGTAGTGGTGACCGGCGGCAGCGGCAAGCTCGGACGAGCGGTGGTGCGTGACCTCGACGAACACGGGTACGACGTGGTCCTCCTCGACCGCGTCCCGTCTCCTGACAAGCCCGAGCGCGTGCAGTTCGTGCGGATCGACCTCACCGACTACGGGCAGGTGGTGAACGCCCTGCTCGGCATCGACGACCGGTACGACCACGTCGACGCCGTCGTGCACCTCGCGGCGGTGCCGGCTCCCGGGCAGGTCCCCGACGTCGCGCTCATCACGAACAACGTGACCGCGTCCATCAACGTCTTCCACGCCGCCCGTGCCGCGAAGATCACGAACGTGGTGTGGGCGTCGAGCGAGACCCTGCTCGGCATCCCGATGGGCGAGCACCACCCGCCCTACCTGCCCGTGGACGAGGAGTTCCCGGTGCGCCCGCAGTCCTCGTACTCGCTCGGCAAGGCCGTGGAAGAGGAGATGGCGCGGCACTTCACCCGCTGGGACCCGACGTTGAAGATGATCGGCCTGCGGTTCTCGAACGTCATGGACGAGACCGACTACCCGTCGTACCCGTGGGACGCCACCCCCGAGGCGAAGACGTTCAACCTGTGGTCCTACATCGACTCCCGCGACGGCGCCCAGGCCGTGCGCAAGGCGCTCGAAGCGGACCTGACCGGCTTCGAGGCGTTCGTCATCGCGAGCCCCGACACCGTGATGGACACCCCGACCATCGAGCTCGTCGAACGGTACGTGCCGGACATCGAGCGTCGTGCGGACATCGACGGGGTCAGCTCGCTGCTGTCGTCGGAGAAGGCCCGCGAGCTCCTCGGCTACGACCCACAGCACAGCTGGCGCGACCACCGGTCCTGA
- a CDS encoding helix-turn-helix domain-containing protein: protein MPERTVAPERLPQPTVAEMDLPVVMDALSDPIRLAILHRYLVDAAGGIRSCGWVGIDRPKSTLTHHFRVLREAGLLEQHQEGLTRSSRARVEDVQQRFPGLLDLVLDWTVPASLMRDEVPA from the coding sequence ATGCCCGAGCGCACCGTTGCCCCCGAACGGCTCCCGCAGCCGACGGTGGCCGAGATGGACCTCCCCGTCGTGATGGACGCCCTGTCGGACCCGATCCGCCTGGCGATCCTGCACCGGTACCTCGTCGACGCTGCCGGCGGGATCCGCAGCTGCGGCTGGGTCGGCATCGACCGGCCGAAGTCGACGCTGACGCACCACTTCCGTGTCCTGCGCGAGGCCGGCCTGCTCGAGCAGCACCAGGAAGGACTCACCCGCAGCAGCCGTGCTCGCGTCGAGGACGTCCAGCAGCGGTTCCCCGGCCTCCTCGACCTCGTGCTCGACTGGACGGTGCCCGCCAGCCTGATGCGCGACGAGGTCCCCGCGTGA